Proteins encoded in a region of the Streptomyces akebiae genome:
- a CDS encoding helix-turn-helix transcriptional regulator, protein MDETLGTALHRWRDRLSPADVGLTSRPGRRAVGLRREELAELAGLSVDYVVRLEQGRAKSPSAQVVASLARALQLQAMERDHAYRLAGLLPPQEGTISTHVPAGVQRMLARLGEFPAGVFSADWTLLSWTPAWSVLMGDPSARTHDERNLARAVFATGPSRLASWPVLQDDDALKPALVADLRTALIDYPRDRGLTDLVEELRATSAEFARLWDEGTVGPHVSARKTVVHPQVGEVICDCDVLTVPGCDIRLVVYTVAAGSTDAEKLEFLRVTNGVRADGPTPPGPGLFSTP, encoded by the coding sequence GTGGACGAGACCCTGGGCACGGCACTGCACCGCTGGCGCGACCGTCTTTCTCCCGCCGACGTCGGACTGACCTCACGGCCCGGACGACGTGCGGTGGGGCTGCGCCGCGAGGAACTGGCCGAACTCGCCGGTCTGTCCGTCGACTATGTGGTCCGCCTGGAACAGGGGCGCGCCAAGAGCCCTTCGGCACAGGTCGTCGCGAGCCTGGCCAGGGCACTGCAACTGCAGGCCATGGAACGCGATCACGCCTACCGGCTGGCCGGCCTCCTGCCGCCCCAGGAGGGGACGATCTCCACGCATGTTCCGGCCGGGGTCCAACGGATGCTGGCGCGCCTCGGGGAGTTCCCCGCGGGCGTGTTCAGCGCCGACTGGACCTTGCTGTCCTGGACCCCCGCATGGTCAGTCCTGATGGGCGACCCCAGCGCACGGACACACGACGAGCGCAACCTGGCACGGGCGGTCTTCGCCACAGGGCCCAGCCGGCTCGCGTCCTGGCCCGTGCTCCAGGACGACGACGCCCTGAAACCCGCCCTCGTCGCCGACCTGCGCACCGCTCTCATCGACTACCCCCGCGACCGCGGCCTTACCGACCTTGTGGAGGAACTGCGGGCCACCAGCGCGGAGTTCGCCCGCCTGTGGGACGAGGGCACGGTCGGCCCGCACGTCTCGGCCCGCAAGACCGTCGTCCACCCCCAGGTGGGCGAGGTGATCTGCGACTGCGACGTGCTCACCGTCCCGGGCTGCGACATCCGTCTCGTCGTCTACACGGTGGCCGCGGGTTCCACCGACGCGGAGAAACTGGAGTTCCTACGGGTCACCAACGGCGTCCGCGCCGACGGCCCCACGCCTCCGGGGCCCGGCCTGTTCTCCACGCCGTGA
- a CDS encoding TIGR03086 family metal-binding protein: protein MSDGVVSSGWDVLDASHEALRTAVRAVPADGWHLPTPCARWTVAQVFQHAVGDQIGYAAALTGEPGPGFNPFAPSGDMQGVDPPAFLEDALARAAKAWAGVDRDAAEVPVPPPHKLSPWSGSAACGLDAAVHAWDIAVATGRPSPLTPELARPLLKVAREIVEPLRPRGAYTAALSPGEGDDDVAVLLRYLGRDPLRSVS, encoded by the coding sequence ATGAGCGACGGCGTGGTCTCCAGCGGTTGGGACGTCCTGGACGCCTCCCACGAAGCGCTGCGCACGGCGGTCCGCGCCGTCCCCGCCGACGGCTGGCACCTGCCGACGCCCTGCGCGCGCTGGACCGTCGCCCAGGTATTCCAGCACGCCGTCGGCGACCAGATCGGCTACGCCGCCGCGCTGACCGGCGAACCCGGCCCCGGCTTCAACCCGTTCGCCCCATCGGGCGACATGCAGGGGGTGGACCCGCCGGCGTTCCTGGAGGACGCCCTGGCACGCGCGGCGAAGGCGTGGGCGGGGGTCGACCGGGACGCCGCCGAGGTGCCCGTGCCGCCGCCGCACAAGTTGTCCCCGTGGTCCGGCTCGGCAGCGTGCGGGCTGGACGCGGCGGTCCACGCCTGGGACATCGCCGTGGCGACGGGCCGGCCGTCGCCGCTCACGCCCGAACTGGCCCGCCCCCTCCTCAAGGTCGCCAGGGAGATCGTCGAGCCGCTGCGCCCCCGCGGCGCGTACACCGCCGCCCTGTCCCCCGGCGAGGGCGACGACGACGTGGCGGTCCTCCTGCGTTACCTCGGCCGCGACCCCCTCCGGAGCGTCTCTTGA
- a CDS encoding helix-turn-helix domain-containing protein: MGVDWEPDPSDSLKTFGAFVQALREHHGYTREQFAPLVSFSVHTVASIELGRRMADEVFVERADRVLGDTGALRRAAKHVSRQPGLASWFRRWAQLERQAVSLCTYECRLVPGLLQPESYVRALCDEDVPPLPDDELEALVKVRMQRQTLFRDEPRTTFDFVVEEAVLMRRLGGTAVCVELLDHLLAASTLRNVTIQIMPARTEHHACLAGPIRLLETPDAQRFAYCEGQESGRLITDRKEVAKLSLRYARLRSQALSPQDSVGLLQRMRGEL, from the coding sequence ATGGGTGTCGACTGGGAGCCGGACCCGTCCGACAGTCTGAAGACGTTCGGGGCGTTCGTGCAGGCGCTGCGCGAGCACCACGGCTACACGCGGGAGCAGTTCGCCCCACTGGTGAGCTTCAGCGTGCACACGGTCGCCTCCATCGAGCTGGGCAGGCGGATGGCGGACGAGGTGTTCGTGGAGCGGGCGGACCGGGTGCTGGGGGACACGGGCGCGCTGCGCAGGGCGGCCAAACACGTCTCACGGCAGCCTGGCCTGGCGTCGTGGTTCCGTCGGTGGGCCCAGTTGGAGCGGCAGGCGGTGAGTTTGTGCACGTACGAGTGCCGCCTCGTGCCGGGCTTGTTGCAGCCGGAGTCGTACGTGCGGGCCTTGTGCGACGAGGACGTCCCGCCGTTGCCCGACGACGAGTTGGAGGCCCTCGTCAAGGTTCGCATGCAGCGGCAGACACTGTTCCGCGACGAGCCCAGGACCACGTTCGACTTCGTCGTCGAGGAGGCCGTGCTCATGCGCCGACTCGGCGGCACGGCCGTCTGTGTGGAACTGCTCGACCACCTGCTGGCGGCAAGCACATTGCGCAACGTCACCATCCAGATCATGCCTGCGCGCACAGAGCACCACGCCTGTCTGGCCGGCCCCATCCGCCTCCTCGAAACCCCTGATGCGCAGCGGTTCGCGTACTGCGAGGGTCAGGAGAGCGGGCGCCTGATCACCGACAGAAAGGAGGTGGCCAAGCTCTCCCTGCGCTATGCCAGACTGCGTTCGCAGGCCCTCTCCCCGCAGGACTCCGTGGGCCTGTTGCAGAGAATGCGAGGAGAGCTATGA
- a CDS encoding DUF397 domain-containing protein, with the protein MNTTEPHWTRSSYSSAQGDDCVEVAPLPSAVRVRDSKRPTGPALTLSPAAWAPFIAQAGDFGTDSPAFGS; encoded by the coding sequence ATGAACACCACTGAACCGCACTGGACCAGGAGCAGCTACAGCAGTGCCCAGGGCGACGACTGCGTAGAAGTCGCCCCCCTCCCCTCCGCCGTCCGCGTCCGGGACTCCAAGCGCCCCACCGGCCCCGCGCTGACCCTCTCTCCCGCCGCCTGGGCCCCCTTTATCGCCCAGGCGGGTGACTTCGGGACGGACTCCCCGGCGTTCGGCAGCTGA